The Cytobacillus sp. NJ13 sequence AAAAGCAATTGCGGCACAGCTTGCACAGGAAGGCGCCGATGTGATGATTACAAGCAGGGACGAAGCAAAACTGCAAGCCGTTCAAAAGGAATTCCGTGACCAATATCATGTTGATGTTCAGTATCACCGTGCAGATGTTACAAATCCGGAAGAAATAAAACTGTTAGTCAAATATACGGCAGAAACACTTGGCGGAATCGATATTTTAATCAATAATGCAGGCGGACCTCCCGGGGGAACGTTTGAAACCTTAACAGATGAAGATTGGGAAAAAGCATTTCAATTAAATTTATTAAGCCATGTAAGACTGATCCGGGAAGCACTTCCCGAATTAAAGAAAAATGGCGGCAGGATCATTAATATTGCTTCTTCAAGCATTAAGCAGCCGATACCAGGACTTCTGCTGTCCAATACATTCCGGTTGGGCATTGTCGGTCTGACCAAAACACTCTCAGAGGAATTGGCAGCTTATAATATCTTAATCAATACAGTAGCTCCGGGAAGGATTGCGACGGACAGAGTTGATTATCTGGATCAGCATAACGCGGACCAGCAAAACATCTCCAAAGAAGAAGTAGCAGAAAGAGCCAAACGCAATATCCCGCTGCGCAGATATGGAACCCCGGAAGAATTTGCGAATGTCGTAACTTTCCTGGCTTCCGACGCAAGCAGCTATGTGACGGGAAGCTCCATATTGGTCGATGGCGGGATGGTGAAAGCTTTATAGCAAGCTTTTTTTGTTCGGACAGCTAGAGTGATAGTCCGAACCCGTGTGCAACTTTGGACTGTGAAGACAAGAATCGTGGTGTGAGAGTCCGAACCCGGGCCAACTTCGGACAGAGAAATCGAAAAACCCGGAGTGAGAGTCCGAACCCGGTCCAACTTCGGACAGAGAAGTCGAAAAACCCGGAGTGAGAGTCCGAACCACGTGCAACTTCGGATAGAGAAGTCGAAAATCCAGGTTTTAGAGTCTGAACCCGGTGCAACTTCGGACAGAGAAGTCGAAAAACCCGGAGTGAGAGTCCGAACCCAGGCCAACTTCGGACAGAGAAATCGAAAAACCCGGCGTGAGAGTCCGAACCCGGTGCAACTTCGGACAGAGAAATCGAAAAACCCGGAGTGAGAGTCCGAACCCGGTGCAACTTCGGACAGAGAAGTCGAAAAATCCGGAGTGAGAGTCCGAACCCAGGCCAACTTCGGACAGAGAAATCGAAAAACCCGGCGTGAGAGTCCGAACCCAGGTCAACTTCGGACAGAGAAGTCGAAAAACCCGGTGTGAGAGACCGAACCCGTGTGCAGCTTTGGACTGTGAAGGCAAGAATCGTGGTGTGAGAGCCCGAACCCGGGCCAACTTCGGACAGAGAAATCGAAAATCCCGGTGTGAGAGTAAAAACCCGGTGCACCTGCTGGAAAACTCAGCATAAAAAAAAGACGATTTTCCGCATCTCTTAGGAAAATCGTCATTCTCGTTAACCTCGTTTTGTAATCAGTATCCAGATATATAATAGTATGGAGATTCCTACCGAACCGGCTGCAGTCATATAAATGCTGCTGTAGCCAAACAAATGGGCGATTTGGCCAAAGACCATTGCACCTATCCCAACTCCGAGATCAAAAAAGGAGAAGAACGTTGCATTGGCCATCCCGCGGCGATTGGCAGGCGCTTCTTTGACAGACCAGGCCTGTAGGGCAGGCTGGACAGATCCAAATCCCAGACCATAAAGAATGGCCGCTATATACATGATCATGCTGTTCGGCAGCCATGCCAGCAGAAACATGGCTGCTAAAATCAGCACCGCACCAGGTAAAAACACAGCCTGATGTCCCCGTTGATCATATAATCTGCCGGCAAAAGTCCGGGAAATCATTAAGGCAATCGCAAACAGCAGGAAATACCAGTGTATTCCGCCTATGCCTTTTTGAGCAGAGTATATTGGGAGAAACGAAGCGATGCCGCCGAAGGTAACGGTAATGAAAAATAAAAGAAATGAAGGCCTTAAGGCACTTTTTTCATAGATATCCCATCGCTTCAAGGGAACACTTTGTTTTTCAGCCTGCTTGTACTTGATTCTTGATGATAATACCAGTGCGGCTAAACCCAGCAGGGCACAAATTAAAAATAAGAGTTTGAAAGATATAACTCCGGCAAGCGCCAGTCCCAGGGTGGGACCGAAAGCCAGGGCTATGTTCCCGGAAAGACCGAAGTAGCCCATCCCTTCCCCGCGCCGCTTAGCAGGTATCAAATCGGTGGCAATGGTTCCGGAGGCTGTTGTTGAAAAACCCCAGCCAAATCCTTGGACAATCCTTAAGACAAATAAGAAGATTAGACTATTAACAAATCCAAATGAACCAACTGAAAGTACAAAAATCGCAAGGCCCGTTAAATAGACAAAACGCCTTCCCTTTGTCTCCAGCGTATGTCCTGCATAAGGGCGCAATAGCAGAGCAGAGAATGTAAAAATGCCGACTACAATCCCGATCAGCTGGTCATTTCCTCCCAATTTTTCTACAAAAAGAGGGATGGTGGGCAATGTCATTTGAAATCCGAGAAAAATAAAAAAGTTGGACATCAATATGAGCACAAAATCTCTGGACCAAATCTTTTCAGAGCCTGCATTCTGTTTTTTTGCTAGAGTATGAGCCATATAAATCCTCCCAAAAACGATGTAAAATGATTAGGTAATCTAAATATTTTTCTATTATAAATGAAAACAAATGGAAATTCTAATGAATGCCACTTTAAGGAGGAACCAAATGAAGATTAGAGAAAGAGGAATAACGATTGGAAAACTGCAGCCTGGCAAAAAGAATTGCATCACAGATGCAGAAGGGGTCATGGTGGGCCAAATCACTCTGGACTATCCTCTCAATAATGGCCAATATGCCTGTACCGGCGTAACCGCAGTTTTGCCCCATGGAGGAAATTTATTCCGTGAAAAGGTCCCGGCAGCAAGCTATGTCATCAATGGCTTTGGAAAAACGACGGGTCTGGTTCAGGTTGAAGAATTAGGCCTGATTGAATCTCCCATTATGCTGACAAACACATTTGGGGTTCCGGCGGTCACACATGGAACCCTGGAATATTTGTTACGAACCACTCCTGAAATTGGAGACACAACTGGAACGGTCAATATCGTCGTGGGAGAATGCAATGATGGGTACCTAAATTCCATTCGGACACTTCCTGTGAGACCGGAACATGCAATAGCAGCCATTGAAAATGCCAATCCGGAAAGAGCGGAGGAAGGTGCGGTCGGAGCAGGGAAAGGCATGGTGTGTTTCGGATATAAGGGCGGAGCAGGAGCGTCATCGCGAATCATCAGCGAAGAACAAAGCTCAAAAGACTACATAATCGGGTGTCTGGTGGTCACCAATTTTGGCAATAAAGACGAATTTCCATTCAGCAAATACGGCCTGTCAGAAATTCCGCAGGAAACCAAAGACACGCCTGATGGCTCAATTATGATCATCCTGGCCACGGACGCACCCGTCAGTGACAGGCAGCTGAAAAGGCTTGCCAAAAGATGCGGCATTGGCCTCGGCAGGACAGGCAGCCATTTCAGCAATGGCAGCGGGGATATCGTCATTGCTTTTTCAACTGCCAATAAAGTTTCTCACGGGAGCATCAATATGATGGAAAATGCCTGTTTTATCAGAGACGACCATCCGCTTATGAATAGGCTTTTTCAAGGTGCTGCAGAAGCCGCGGAGGAAGCGATTCTGAATTCCTTGTCCCAGGGAGTAACGACGAAAGGACGGGAGGGAAGAGTAGTGGAGGGGATGTTTTCATAAGACATTTATTCGAAAAAGTCTATCTTTTCAGTTAATTACTTGATATAATTATGGACAAGTGAAAATACCAGGTGAGGGCGCCTTAATAGGTAAGCTGTTTTATGGCTTATTCTGTTAAGGCGCCTTTTTGTATGGAGCAGAATGTAACCGCTTACTAATAAGATTATAGCTGGTGCAGACCGCTCCCTATATTCGAAGGGAGGCAATTTATGTTTACATGTAAATTAAAGAATGAAACCTATCAATTCCGTTCAATTGCAGATGTTTTGGCAAAAGCCAGTGAGGAGAAATCTGGGGATAAAATGGCAGGCATTGCTGCTGGATCTTCTCTTGAACGAATGGCAGCCAAAGTGGTGTTAAGTGAAATAACACTTAAGGAAATATATGAGAATCCGGTTATTGCATATGATACGGATGAAGTAACCCGCATAATCTATGATGATCTTAATCTTTTTATTTATAAAGATATCGCAAACTGGTCTGTTGGAGAATTAAGGAATTATATTTTGTCACACCATACCAGTACCTCGGATTTGTTCAGAATCAGCAGGGGTCTGACGAGCGAAATGATCTCCGCTGCAGCAAAGCTGATGTCGAGCATTGACCTTGTAATGGCTTCACAGAAAATCAGGCCAACTGCCCATTGCAATACAACGATTGGCGAGCCTGGACGCCTGGCATTCCGCTGTCAGCCAAATCATCCCATTGATAATCCCGAGGGTATTCTTGCATCTATGAAAGAAGGCCTGTCCTATGGTTCGGGTGATGCTGTTATAGGTGTGAACCCCAACAATGACTCTGTGGAATCAGTCTCGAGGATTTTACATATGACTCATGATTT is a genomic window containing:
- a CDS encoding SDR family oxidoreductase, producing the protein MDLNLKNKKALVVASSQGLGKAIAAQLAQEGADVMITSRDEAKLQAVQKEFRDQYHVDVQYHRADVTNPEEIKLLVKYTAETLGGIDILINNAGGPPGGTFETLTDEDWEKAFQLNLLSHVRLIREALPELKKNGGRIINIASSSIKQPIPGLLLSNTFRLGIVGLTKTLSEELAAYNILINTVAPGRIATDRVDYLDQHNADQQNISKEEVAERAKRNIPLRRYGTPEEFANVVTFLASDASSYVTGSSILVDGGMVKAL
- a CDS encoding MFS transporter, coding for MAHTLAKKQNAGSEKIWSRDFVLILMSNFFIFLGFQMTLPTIPLFVEKLGGNDQLIGIVVGIFTFSALLLRPYAGHTLETKGRRFVYLTGLAIFVLSVGSFGFVNSLIFLFVLRIVQGFGWGFSTTASGTIATDLIPAKRRGEGMGYFGLSGNIALAFGPTLGLALAGVISFKLLFLICALLGLAALVLSSRIKYKQAEKQSVPLKRWDIYEKSALRPSFLLFFITVTFGGIASFLPIYSAQKGIGGIHWYFLLFAIALMISRTFAGRLYDQRGHQAVFLPGAVLILAAMFLLAWLPNSMIMYIAAILYGLGFGSVQPALQAWSVKEAPANRRGMANATFFSFFDLGVGIGAMVFGQIAHLFGYSSIYMTAAGSVGISILLYIWILITKRG
- a CDS encoding P1 family peptidase; translation: MKIRERGITIGKLQPGKKNCITDAEGVMVGQITLDYPLNNGQYACTGVTAVLPHGGNLFREKVPAASYVINGFGKTTGLVQVEELGLIESPIMLTNTFGVPAVTHGTLEYLLRTTPEIGDTTGTVNIVVGECNDGYLNSIRTLPVRPEHAIAAIENANPERAEEGAVGAGKGMVCFGYKGGAGASSRIISEEQSSKDYIIGCLVVTNFGNKDEFPFSKYGLSEIPQETKDTPDGSIMIILATDAPVSDRQLKRLAKRCGIGLGRTGSHFSNGSGDIVIAFSTANKVSHGSINMMENACFIRDDHPLMNRLFQGAAEAAEEAILNSLSQGVTTKGREGRVVEGMFS